In Mercenaria mercenaria strain notata chromosome 14, MADL_Memer_1, whole genome shotgun sequence, the following are encoded in one genomic region:
- the LOC123527022 gene encoding myb-like protein X, with protein sequence MQDLVLMDPDGERDGAANKFFQWKKEKLPHLVQRVEAGYLRDLRLLQKEYGPTSVETQVRDDSKTNAHKKKRTNKQRIIETSSSSESDSSDSSSEESSSSSSSSLTTLSSLSSVSVAVAKKRKRTWTKFRGKSGSSSDSDSDDSIVNTRLKRKKNTSEVKDDKKKNSVISEKKQKSETSVESKQTKKRQIDEKHSENENSKTNKKSKHDKEKENTQNSLTSGSVNEKKKQSETSEKKMNGEVTKKRQTSVASEIESETKKKSEISENKIEKTKKQISVKENENQSETSEQKKNGEVTKKRQTKFTKEQISAKVNEKKQSETSEKKKNDEVSVKKQTSVASEIESETKKKSEISENKIEKTKKQVSVKDNEKKKQSETSEKKKNDEVSVKKQTSETNEESIKEKKRQISEKESANKNSETLKRRKNDEVSERKQNSQTKENSGGKKHSDISETEKNGEGNEKKSQTHGKDSEQKNSGKGKQGQRRKNKRYQK encoded by the exons ATGCAGGATCTGGTCTTGATGGACCCAGATGGCGAGCGGGACGGTGCCGCCAACAAATTTTTCCAGTGGAAGAAGGAAAAACTTCCACATCTGGTTCAAAGGGTAGAGGCAGGATATCTACGCGATTTGCGTTTACTTCAAAAAGAGTACGGTCCGACATCAGTAG aaaCACAAGTGAGAGACGACAGTAAAACAAATGcacacaagaaaaaaagaacaaataaacaaagaatAATAGAAACGAGTTCTTCTTCCGAGAGCGATTCTTCGGACTCTTCATCCGAAGAGAGCAGCTCTTCAAGCTCTTCATCCTTGACAACATTGTCAAGCTTGTCGTCAGTCAGTGTTGCAGTCGCAAAGAAGAGAAAACGAACTTGGACCAAGTTCAGAGGCAAGAGTGGTAGCTCATCGGACAGCGACAGCGACGATTCGATAGTAAATACAAGGTTGAAAAGGAAAAAGAACACGTCAGAGGTCAAAGATGATAAGAAAAAGAATAGTGTTATAAgtgaaaagaaacagaaaagtGAAACAAGTGTAGAAAGTAAACAGACAAAGAAAAGACAAATTGATGAAAAACACagtgaaaatgaaaacagtaaaacaaacaaaaagagtAAGCACGACAAAGAGAAGGAGAATACACAGAATAGTCTGACTAGTGGAAGTGTTAATGAAAAGAAGAAGCAAAGTGAaacaagtgaaaagaaaatgaatggtgaGGTAACTAAAAAGAGACAGACAAGTGTTGCTAGTGAAATAGAAAGTGAAACgaaaaagaaaagtgaaattagtgaaaacaaaattgaaaagacTAAGAAACAAATAAgtgtaaaagaaaatgaaaatcaaagtgAAACAAGTGAACAGAAAAAGAACGGTGAAGTAACTAAAAAGAGACAGACAAAGTTT acAAAGGAGCAAATAAGTGCAAAAGTTAATGAAAAGAAGCAAAGTGAAAcaagtgaaaagaaaaagaatgatGAAGTAAGTGTTAAGAAACAGACAAGTGTTGCTAGTGAAATAGAAAGTGAAACgaaaaagaaaagtgaaattagtgaaaacaaaattgaaaagacTAAGAAACAAGTAAGTGTTAAAGATAATGAAAAGAAGAAGCAAAGTGAAAcaagtgaaaagaaaaagaatgatGAAGTAAGTGTTAAGAAACAGACAAGTGAAACAAATGAAGAAAGTATAAAggaaaagaaaagacaaataagTGAAAAGGAAAGTGCAAATAAAAATTCTGAAACACTCAAGAGAAGAAAGAATGATGAAGTTAGCGAACGGAAACAGAACagtcaaacaaaagaaaatagtgGTGGAAAGAAACATAGTGATATAAGTGAAACGGAAAAGAATGGTGaaggaaatgaaaagaaaagtcaAACACATGGAAAAGATAGTGAACAGAAGAATAGTGGGAAAGGTAAACAGGGAcagagaagaaaaaacaaaagatACCAAAAGTGA
- the LOC123527020 gene encoding putative uncharacterized protein DDB_G0289963, with protein MNINETREKENNSEKGENKLEGQTNENNNGEVSEKKNGESSEKESEKVNNNETCEKENNSEMTHKNENENNQRNQTSVVESEKKICEGSEKMNKSGKSETKGISDKECKQKMNSETSKEEVVQKKLNESGEGEIENKKVIEKEGESNDVEIEENESMDFDIIPLLEETQQERIILNVDGQKFETSRVTLSKDPNCLLAKIVGKNGMTPRYGNQYFIDRDPAHFRLVLNFIRNGSCDLRTLPHDLRYLYELYYEAYYYNLPELVEAGIGKIEQCSVFSASVVPLSKQRR; from the coding sequence ATGAATATAAATGAGACTagagaaaaggaaaataatagtGAAAAGGGTGAAAACAAATTGGAGGgtcaaacaaatgaaaataataatggaGAGGTCAGTGAAAAGAAAAACGGTGAATCTAGTGAAAAAGAAAGTGAGAAGGTAAACAATAATGAGACATGTGAAAAGGAAAATAATAGTGAAATGactcataaaaatgaaaatgagaaCAACCAGAGAAATCAAACCAGTGTAGtagaaagtgaaaagaaaatttgtGAAGGAAGTGAAAAGATGAATAAAAGTGGAAAAAGTGAAACGAAAGGGATAAGTGATAAAGAATGTAAACAGAAAATGAATAGTGAAACAAGTAAGGAAGAAGTTGTTCAGAAAAAGCTTAATGAATCAGGTGAAGGAGAAATTGAAAATAAGAAGGTAATAGAAAAGGAAGGTGAAAGTAATGATGTAGAAATAGAAGAGAATGAGTCCATGGATTTTGATATTATCCCTTTACTGGAAGAGACCCAGCAGGAAAGAATTATACTGAATGTTGATGGACAAAAGTTTGAAACTTCAAGAGTGACTTTATCCAAAGATCCAAACTGTCTACTGGCGAAAATTGTAGGGAAAAATGGGATGACCCCTAGGTATGGAAATCAGTATTTCATAGACCGAGATCCTGCTCACTTCAGACTTGTTCTAAACTTTATTAGGAATGGTTCTTGTGATCTACGCACATTACCACATGATCTCAGGTACTTATATGAACTGTATTACGAAGCATATTACTATAATCTGCCCGAGTTGGTAGAAGCCGGCATTGGAAAAATTGAACAGTGCAGTGTGTTTAGTGCGAGTGTAGTACCTTTGAGTAAACAAAGACGTTAA